A stretch of Lathyrus oleraceus cultivar Zhongwan6 chromosome 6, CAAS_Psat_ZW6_1.0, whole genome shotgun sequence DNA encodes these proteins:
- the LOC127093142 gene encoding WRKY transcription factor 23, with the protein MEKKEMAVMSVKSEEDVVVGVGGGGSSSLLNGFQFSSVFDFYEVEKSSSLGFMELLGVENYSSLLDVPQLSTMSHHQTTVKSSSDTNGKECSEVLNHLPQTPNSCSISSASSEAVNDEQHNKILVDQVQEDEDEEEEEKQKTSKQLKTKKTNQKRQREPRFAFMTKSEVDHLEDGYRWRKYGQKAVKNSPFPRSYYRCTTVSCNVKKRVERSYTDPTIVVTTYEGQHIHPSPAMSRSAFAGVQIPPPNAVSGGFPTNFGSVLQGNYLSQYQQQQHHQHQHQQLLVNTLSSLSHPYHQERKLCNPGTSSFLRDHGLLQDVVPSHMLKEE; encoded by the exons ATGGAGAAGAAAGAGATGGCTGTGATGAGTGTGAAGAGTGAAGAAGATGTTGTTGTTGGTGTTGGTGGTGGTGGTTCTTCATCTTTGCTAAACGGTTTTCAGTTTTCAAGCGTGTTTGATTTCTATGAGGTAGAAAAAAGCTCTTCTTTAGGGTTTATGGAGTTACTGGGTGTGGAAAACTATAGTTCTTTGCTTGATGTACCGCAACTATCAACCATGAGTCATCATCAAACTACAGTTAAGTCTTCATCTGATACTAATGGAAAAGAGTGTTCTGAGGTTTTGAATCATCTTCCTCAAACTCCTAACTCTTGCTCGATTTCATCGGCCTCTAGTGAAGCAGTTAATGATGAACAACATAATAAGATTCTTGTTGACCAAGTCcaagaagatgaagatgaagaagaagaagaaaaacaaAAAACCAGCAAACA GTTGAAGACTAAGAAGACAAATCaaaagagacagagagaaccaaGATTCGCGTTCATGACGAAAAGCGAGGTGGATCATCTGGAAGATGGGTACAGATGGAGAAAGTACGGTCAAAAAGCTGTCAAAAACAGCCCCTTTCCGAG GAGCTATTATCGCTGCACCACTGTTTCATGTAATGTGAAGAAACGTGTGGAGCGGTCTTATACTGATCCAACCATTGTAGTCACAACTTATGAAGGCCAACACATTCATCCTAGTCCAGCTATGTCCCGTTCCGCCTTCGCCGGAGTTCAGATACCACCGCCGAACGCTGTATCCGGTGGGTTTCCAACAAACTTTGGTTCAGTTTTGCAAGGGAACTACTTGTCTCAATATCAGCAGCAACAACAccatcaacatcaacatcaacagcTACTGGTTAATACATTGTCCTCTTTGAGTCACCCTTACCACCAAGAGAGGAAGCTTTGTAATCCAGGGACAAGTTCCTTTCTTAGGGACCATGGTCTTCTTCAAGATGTTGTTCCTTCACATATGTTGAAAGAAGAGTAA